A section of the Deltaproteobacteria bacterium genome encodes:
- a CDS encoding sigma 54-interacting transcriptional regulator codes for ESGTGKELFAQAIHHASPRKLRPFVRINCSAIPKDLFESELFGYEEGAFTGARSGGKPGKFELAQGGTVFLDEVGDLPKEMQPKLLRVLEEKEFERVGGTSLIKADFRIVAATNQNLEEMLSTRALRKDLFYRLNVIHLHIPTLRERREDIIPLARHLLDRISEDLQTPRMKLAPESEWILSEHNWQGNVRELSNVMERIVCTFDGHGEVDVSDLPFSLKRSRYAALGPGDLRLEGIMAGAEREALMNALRLAKNNKARAADLLGIHRTHLYKKMKKHGISLS; via the coding sequence GAGTCGGGCACTGGCAAGGAATTGTTCGCCCAAGCCATCCACCATGCGAGTCCGCGGAAACTCCGCCCCTTCGTCCGCATCAACTGTTCCGCCATACCCAAAGATCTGTTCGAATCTGAATTGTTCGGCTATGAGGAGGGCGCCTTTACGGGCGCCCGTTCCGGGGGCAAGCCGGGCAAATTCGAATTGGCTCAGGGCGGAACGGTCTTTCTTGACGAAGTGGGCGACCTGCCCAAGGAGATGCAGCCCAAACTGCTACGGGTGCTGGAAGAAAAAGAATTTGAACGGGTTGGGGGCACCTCTCTCATTAAAGCCGACTTCCGGATCGTTGCGGCGACCAATCAGAACCTGGAAGAAATGCTGTCAACCCGCGCCCTCAGAAAGGATCTGTTCTACCGGCTGAACGTTATCCATCTGCACATTCCTACCCTTAGAGAACGCCGCGAGGACATCATCCCGCTTGCCCGGCACCTCCTTGACCGGATTTCCGAGGATCTGCAAACCCCGCGCATGAAACTGGCCCCCGAGTCGGAATGGATTCTCAGCGAGCACAACTGGCAGGGCAACGTGAGGGAACTCTCCAATGTCATGGAGCGGATTGTCTGTACCTTCGACGGACACGGCGAGGTGGACGTTTCCGATCTTCCGTTTTCACTCAAGCGAAGCCGATATGCGGCTCTCGGGCCCGGTGATTTGAGATTGGAGGGGATCATGGCCGGCGCGGAACGCGAAGCTCTCATGAACGCTCTCAGACTGGCCAAGAACAACAAGGCGCGGGCCGCCGACCTGCTGGGTATTCATCGCACTCACTTGTACAAGAAGATGAAAAAGCACGGCATCTCCCTCTCCTAG
- a CDS encoding response regulator — protein MFLPAFLIAFVLAHLFKLDRLGRLLYIANRDWEDSFNSISDAIVVFDMNGGIIKHNRAASKVLSEPLRDTLVQKSKEVIKSAHRNRTVLSNGSPPDMSYKMVDEISQSSLSKHFEITSIPRLGRHGRPIGSVHIVRDTTDQKISEYEREVLQDQLIKAQQIESIAALAGGIAHDFNNILAAIVGFAEMALLETSESGKAHAKIAGILSASHRGRDLVKQILKLGRESDQERKPIRMDLIIEDTLKLLRAALPSSIGIRTDISAKDPVLGNPTQVQQVLMNLCINAAHAMQDGGGVLGITLEGADLQEGLVSGNPPLQPGMYIRLSVSDTGIGIIPENMQRIFEPYFTTKAKGKGTGLGLSTVRSIVTNHGGSILVESEIKKGTTFHVYLPLSAVDESLDAEQAVLPLPKGTERILFLDDEESLLEIGKDMLTHLGYEVVTFSDPLQALDRFKQDPKAIDLIITDMTMPGMTGDKVCDEIAKVRSDMPIIVCSGFSEQVSLSKRARAGATAFLMKPYAMSEFSNAIRSALDGRR, from the coding sequence TTGTTTTTGCCGGCTTTCCTGATCGCTTTTGTCTTGGCGCACTTGTTCAAGTTGGATCGTTTGGGAAGGCTCCTGTATATTGCCAACAGAGACTGGGAGGATTCGTTTAACAGCATTTCCGATGCCATCGTGGTTTTTGATATGAATGGCGGTATCATTAAACACAACCGGGCGGCATCAAAAGTGCTGAGCGAACCTTTACGCGATACTCTCGTTCAGAAGTCTAAGGAGGTCATCAAATCCGCCCACAGGAATCGTACGGTCCTATCGAACGGTTCACCTCCGGATATGAGCTACAAAATGGTAGATGAGATTTCACAGTCGTCTCTTTCGAAACATTTTGAAATCACGTCAATCCCAAGATTGGGTCGGCACGGCCGTCCCATCGGCAGCGTACATATCGTCAGAGACACGACCGACCAGAAGATATCCGAGTACGAGCGAGAAGTTCTTCAAGACCAGCTGATCAAGGCCCAGCAGATCGAATCCATAGCCGCTCTGGCCGGCGGCATTGCGCATGACTTCAACAACATATTGGCGGCCATCGTCGGGTTCGCGGAAATGGCGCTACTTGAAACTTCCGAGTCGGGAAAGGCGCATGCCAAAATCGCCGGAATTCTCTCCGCGAGCCACAGGGGAAGAGACCTGGTCAAACAAATACTCAAACTCGGAAGAGAAAGCGACCAGGAACGAAAGCCGATTCGAATGGATCTAATCATCGAGGACACGTTGAAACTTCTCAGGGCCGCTCTGCCGTCGAGCATCGGGATTCGGACCGACATTTCCGCAAAGGATCCGGTATTGGGAAATCCGACTCAGGTTCAACAGGTCCTCATGAATCTCTGCATCAACGCAGCCCATGCGATGCAGGATGGCGGCGGGGTGCTAGGCATCACCCTCGAGGGGGCGGATCTTCAGGAAGGACTTGTTTCAGGAAATCCTCCACTCCAGCCGGGTATGTACATCCGTCTCAGCGTGAGCGATACGGGAATCGGCATCATCCCGGAAAACATGCAACGCATATTCGAGCCCTACTTCACAACCAAGGCGAAAGGCAAGGGCACGGGCTTGGGTCTTTCCACCGTACGTAGTATTGTCACAAACCACGGGGGATCGATCCTGGTGGAAAGTGAAATCAAGAAAGGAACGACCTTTCACGTTTACCTGCCTCTGAGCGCCGTGGACGAATCCTTGGATGCCGAACAGGCTGTTCTGCCCCTGCCCAAAGGCACCGAACGGATTTTGTTCTTGGATGACGAAGAAAGCCTTCTGGAGATCGGGAAGGACATGCTTACCCATCTCGGCTATGAAGTGGTCACTTTTTCGGACCCGTTGCAGGCTCTGGACCGGTTTAAACAGGATCCCAAAGCCATTGACCTTATCATCACGGATATGACGATGCCCGGGATGACCGGAGACAAGGTGTGTGATGAGATAGCGAAAGTCAGGAGCGACATGCCGATCATCGTATGTTCCGGTTTCAGCGAACAGGTGAGTCTGTCCAAAAGGGCAAGGGCGGGGGCGACGGCTTTCTTGATGAAACCTTACGCCATGAGCGAGTTTTCGAATGCCATTCGCTCGGCGCTGGACGGACGCCGTTAA
- a CDS encoding CHASE2 domain-containing protein has protein sequence MTALADHKKYLAGSSIRSALFVVLCMASIWIAGEAGLLTSVDSYLYDLGFRLRGSIPHDRHIVIIAIDEKTLNTLGRWPIRRKYYADLLDRLEHAGCVGFDIIMSEASPDDAGLNSAIDKHSRVVLPIYITNDLFTDAPDRSLFGATVGHIHVEQDVDSIVRSVFHNITYRNHSVPSFSSAMYRILGGRNANGGISNTYEKTSYFSTNTYDKILQNHLMNINFFCCSYSFMSKGTEKPLSPHSFFFRY, from the coding sequence ATGACCGCTTTGGCCGACCACAAAAAATACCTTGCCGGCTCCTCTATCCGATCCGCCCTATTCGTCGTGTTATGTATGGCGTCGATATGGATAGCCGGGGAAGCCGGTTTGCTAACGTCGGTCGATTCATATTTATACGATCTTGGCTTTAGACTCCGCGGTTCGATCCCGCATGATCGGCATATAGTTATCATAGCTATCGACGAAAAAACGCTTAACACATTGGGTAGGTGGCCGATCCGAAGAAAGTATTATGCAGACCTGCTGGACAGGCTTGAACATGCCGGCTGCGTCGGTTTTGATATTATCATGTCCGAAGCGTCCCCTGATGATGCCGGCCTGAATTCTGCGATCGATAAACATTCCAGAGTCGTTCTCCCCATATATATAACGAATGATTTGTTTACGGATGCCCCTGACCGATCCTTGTTTGGTGCGACCGTTGGCCATATTCATGTGGAACAGGACGTGGATAGTATCGTAAGATCTGTCTTTCACAATATAACTTATAGGAACCACTCTGTTCCGTCGTTCTCGTCGGCAATGTACCGTATTTTAGGCGGCCGGAATGCCAATGGCGGCATCAGTAATACCTACGAGAAGACGTCCTATTTTTCGACTAACACGTATGATAAGATCCTCCAGAATCATTTGATGAATATCAACTTTTTCTGCTGTTCCTATTCGTTCATGTCAAAGGGTACGGAGAAGCCGTTATCGCCGCATTCCTTTTTCTTTCGATACTGA
- a CDS encoding FecR domain-containing protein, producing MSHADQFVELNVETGDCLIKICRKWLQYPEDWPKIAELNNIKNPNLIHPNDKVIVPIDMLKGIPLNGVITFVQGDVKISKDTDQTSIPVHLNDSIREGSRITTGNDGSVRVSFQDGYAFVIRSNTNLRIIQANTKRESRLFFQLWMGIGRVLSRIKKATGADARFQVETPSAVAAVRGTEFRASVDTSEDTRCEVLQGSLSLKANEAEVQVKEGEGSLVRKGEAPSAPSELLPPPEVTIPSPLITHLPVELEFENIEGAFRYRIMIAADPDFHGILRETMVEPRERFRLDDMADGAYFLRAGSIDRAGIEGIDSVPVEFRIRVHPRPPVLSWAQGDRVFKSGMVHFSWAGVPQAKKYRIQVRKGELLQVFDKVITETTQPAFEFQPAAPSVYQVRIRSIAEDDYEGLWSNVSSFRVVPPPPEPAIEPMDKKGNRLRITSPAVADHFRYEFQISKDPRFQEIIVSKTTEVPEIILEKPEDPGTYYVRASLHLPGFQSDFSPSAGFEVKEESALLSAVLFAAFVVAIILPASLLF from the coding sequence ATGTCTCATGCGGATCAATTCGTAGAGTTGAACGTCGAGACCGGGGACTGTTTGATCAAAATATGCAGAAAATGGCTGCAATATCCGGAGGACTGGCCGAAGATCGCTGAATTGAACAACATAAAGAATCCAAACCTGATACATCCGAATGATAAAGTTATTGTGCCTATAGATATGTTAAAGGGGATCCCCTTGAACGGCGTAATAACCTTCGTTCAAGGAGATGTAAAAATCAGCAAGGATACGGATCAAACCTCAATTCCCGTCCATTTGAACGACTCAATTCGTGAGGGTAGTCGTATCACAACCGGTAACGACGGTTCGGTGAGAGTGAGTTTTCAGGACGGGTACGCCTTCGTAATAAGGTCGAATACCAACCTCCGAATCATCCAGGCAAATACCAAGAGAGAGTCCCGACTCTTCTTCCAATTATGGATGGGAATAGGAAGAGTCCTCTCAAGGATCAAGAAAGCCACGGGCGCCGACGCACGCTTTCAGGTGGAAACGCCTTCCGCGGTGGCGGCTGTCCGGGGCACGGAATTTCGAGCCTCCGTCGACACGAGCGAAGACACCCGATGCGAAGTACTCCAGGGGAGCCTGTCGCTCAAAGCCAATGAAGCCGAAGTTCAGGTCAAGGAGGGCGAAGGCAGTCTTGTACGAAAAGGCGAAGCCCCCTCGGCGCCTTCCGAACTCCTTCCTCCCCCCGAGGTTACGATCCCTTCACCCTTGATTACCCATTTACCGGTGGAACTCGAGTTCGAGAACATAGAAGGGGCTTTTCGATATCGAATCATGATTGCGGCGGATCCCGATTTCCATGGCATTCTCCGAGAAACCATGGTCGAGCCTCGCGAGAGGTTCCGATTGGACGACATGGCTGACGGCGCGTATTTTCTGCGGGCCGGGAGCATCGACCGCGCGGGTATCGAGGGGATCGACTCCGTACCGGTCGAATTTCGCATCCGAGTCCATCCACGGCCGCCCGTTCTTTCGTGGGCACAAGGAGATCGGGTATTCAAGAGCGGCATGGTTCACTTTTCGTGGGCCGGCGTGCCGCAGGCGAAAAAATACCGCATCCAGGTGCGGAAAGGGGAGTTGCTTCAGGTGTTCGACAAAGTGATAACGGAGACAACGCAACCGGCTTTCGAATTTCAACCGGCCGCTCCCTCCGTATATCAGGTCAGAATTCGTTCCATCGCCGAGGACGACTATGAGGGTTTGTGGTCCAATGTCTCTTCCTTCCGGGTAGTCCCACCTCCTCCGGAGCCCGCGATCGAACCAATGGACAAGAAGGGGAACCGGCTGCGAATCACATCACCCGCTGTTGCAGACCACTTCCGGTATGAGTTTCAGATTTCCAAAGATCCACGGTTCCAGGAAATCATCGTATCGAAAACAACCGAGGTACCCGAAATCATTCTGGAGAAACCCGAGGATCCGGGGACCTATTATGTGCGCGCATCGCTCCATTTGCCGGGATTCCAAAGCGACTTCTCTCCGTCCGCCGGCTTCGAAGTCAAAGAAGAATCCGCTCTTCTATCGGCCGTCCTGTTCGCCGCTTTCGTCGTGGCAATCATTCTGCCTGCTTCCCTTCTTTTCTAA
- a CDS encoding D-alanine--D-alanine ligase has product MKRLRLGLLYGGTSSERDVSISGWKVVRKHFDPDRFELEHFDLKTDLAVLMTRAPKLDAAFICLHGRGGEDGVLQGFLEQVGLPYQGSGVLASALAMNKQLSKLLFRQAGLDVAADIVVTRSDKVDPDLVGKRLGYPIMVKPLREGSSIGMSLVRDPSILSKALEQAFSYDSHVLLEEYLNGVEITGAVLGNSRIRALPLVEIRPGQSHEFFDLTAKYTPGATEEICPARVSEPITRRAQAAALKAHEALGCRGYSRVDMFVCGDAVKVLEVNTIPGMTDTSLFPQAAQAEGISFSKLLEILVDLALGGELE; this is encoded by the coding sequence ATGAAACGCCTTAGGCTCGGTCTCTTGTATGGCGGCACCTCGAGTGAGCGCGACGTGTCCATCTCGGGATGGAAGGTGGTCAGGAAGCATTTCGATCCCGACCGGTTCGAACTCGAGCACTTCGATCTGAAAACGGACCTCGCCGTTCTTATGACCAGAGCTCCGAAACTGGACGCGGCGTTCATCTGTTTGCACGGCCGCGGCGGCGAAGACGGAGTCCTTCAGGGTTTCCTCGAGCAGGTGGGCCTTCCTTATCAGGGCTCCGGCGTTTTGGCCAGCGCCCTGGCCATGAACAAACAGCTTTCCAAACTGCTGTTCCGGCAAGCGGGATTGGATGTGGCCGCCGACATAGTGGTGACCCGATCCGACAAGGTGGATCCCGACCTCGTTGGCAAGCGCCTGGGGTACCCCATCATGGTCAAGCCGCTTCGTGAAGGGTCCAGCATCGGCATGAGCCTGGTCCGCGACCCTTCCATTCTGTCGAAGGCCCTGGAGCAAGCCTTTTCATACGATTCTCACGTGCTGCTCGAAGAGTACCTGAACGGCGTGGAGATCACCGGGGCGGTACTCGGCAACAGCCGGATTCGCGCATTGCCGCTCGTAGAGATCAGACCCGGCCAAAGCCACGAGTTTTTTGATCTGACAGCCAAATATACGCCCGGCGCAACGGAAGAAATCTGTCCCGCCCGCGTGAGCGAACCCATTACCCGGCGCGCTCAGGCCGCCGCTCTGAAAGCCCATGAAGCGCTGGGATGCCGAGGCTACAGCCGGGTGGACATGTTCGTTTGCGGCGACGCCGTAAAAGTGCTCGAAGTCAACACCATTCCGGGAATGACGGATACCAGCCTTTTTCCGCAGGCCGCTCAGGCCGAGGGCATCAGCTTTTCCAAGCTCTTGGAAATATTGGTGGATCTGGCGCTGGGGGGCGAACTGGAGTAG
- a CDS encoding HDIG domain-containing protein — translation MLPNIFEHSELVARVALFLGRALNENGSVLNLKLVQAGALLHDITKTRSIQTRERHDATGEQLLREMGYPEVAYIVGLHVHLADEPLKTAFVTEAELVYYSDKRVKHSLLVSLEERYRDLLERYAHTPAHIRLLSSNHTVSREVERRVFTGLDLNPEDLKERLYETP, via the coding sequence ATGCTTCCGAACATCTTCGAACACAGCGAACTGGTGGCTCGAGTCGCCCTCTTTCTGGGCCGGGCGCTGAACGAAAACGGCAGCGTGCTGAACCTGAAACTGGTACAGGCTGGAGCGCTGCTGCACGACATCACCAAAACCCGGTCCATTCAGACCCGGGAGCGCCATGACGCCACCGGCGAGCAGCTTCTGAGAGAAATGGGGTATCCGGAGGTGGCTTATATCGTGGGCCTGCATGTCCACCTGGCGGACGAACCCCTGAAAACCGCTTTCGTCACCGAGGCGGAGCTGGTCTACTACTCGGACAAGCGCGTAAAACACAGCCTTTTGGTGAGCCTCGAAGAGCGATACAGGGACCTTCTGGAGCGGTATGCGCACACTCCCGCGCACATTCGTCTTTTAAGCAGCAACCACACGGTGTCCAGGGAAGTGGAACGAAGGGTATTTACAGGGCTGGATCTGAACCCGGAGGATCTGAAAGAGAGACTTTATGAAACGCCTTAG
- a CDS encoding N-acetylmuramoyl-L-alanine amidase, producing the protein MRSLLHTMSIRNLFRPCFVTLLAIVLIGLPDLSEGTRPQRPKSRHQFTPKVIDIEHKLSDCFKLRPRAETRFVIVHTSEAGLESTLRTLSQGKVRGCRLTTCGGHANYAIARNGDVYRILGHRFRADHAGISMWNGYRDVSSYSVGIELIAYHYSTITDSQYRSLEWLLQMLRKAYGIDERDVLTHAQVAYGRPNRWHPTKHRGRKRCAKNFDRQKAGLKTAWTFDPDVRAGRLTKDDHLAEIFYGSASLLASNDAVPYLASDKPVPSLGSNEALQSSASNEALQSNVISLRNTAWNVAGEDYDSCNTVYVLPGGTTLPGDQVEKKLGWSRLPAGTRVLLNVDTDQKVEEGPIKTLEHGKTAWSLAGPNYRNKNTFYFLPDGKVLPGHRVSDWDSLPEHTRMIMGYRGPYTLRQGRHPKNVVGSVYRNENTLYFYPDNKLLSAVEIDNWSGVPAGTRLFVKLN; encoded by the coding sequence GTGCGATCCTTGCTTCATACGATGAGCATTCGAAATCTCTTCCGGCCCTGCTTCGTGACCTTGCTCGCGATCGTCCTCATCGGGCTTCCCGATCTTTCCGAGGGAACCCGGCCGCAACGTCCCAAGAGTCGGCACCAGTTTACACCCAAAGTTATCGACATCGAGCACAAGCTGAGTGACTGCTTCAAACTGCGTCCACGGGCGGAAACCCGCTTCGTTATCGTGCACACTTCCGAAGCCGGTCTGGAAAGCACCTTACGAACCCTCAGCCAAGGCAAAGTCCGTGGTTGCCGCTTGACCACCTGCGGAGGGCACGCCAATTACGCCATCGCGAGAAACGGCGATGTCTATCGGATACTGGGGCACCGTTTTCGAGCCGATCACGCAGGCATTTCCATGTGGAACGGTTACAGGGACGTCAGCTCGTACTCGGTGGGCATCGAACTCATAGCCTATCACTACAGCACCATTACCGACTCCCAATACCGATCCCTCGAATGGCTGCTTCAGATGCTCCGGAAAGCTTACGGGATTGACGAAAGGGATGTGCTCACCCATGCGCAGGTGGCTTACGGTCGGCCCAACCGCTGGCATCCAACGAAACATCGCGGCCGAAAACGTTGCGCCAAGAATTTCGATCGTCAGAAGGCCGGGTTGAAAACCGCCTGGACCTTTGATCCCGATGTTCGGGCCGGGCGGCTGACAAAGGATGACCACCTGGCGGAAATTTTCTACGGTTCGGCAAGCCTCTTGGCAAGTAATGATGCCGTTCCGTACTTGGCAAGCGATAAACCCGTTCCGTCCTTGGGAAGCAATGAAGCCCTTCAGTCCTCGGCGAGCAATGAAGCCCTTCAATCCAATGTGATCTCTCTCAGGAATACTGCCTGGAACGTGGCAGGAGAAGACTACGATTCCTGCAACACCGTATACGTCCTGCCCGGAGGAACCACGCTGCCGGGTGATCAGGTCGAGAAGAAGCTGGGATGGAGTCGTCTGCCTGCGGGGACCCGTGTGCTTCTCAATGTGGACACCGATCAGAAGGTGGAAGAAGGGCCCATCAAGACCCTGGAACACGGGAAAACGGCCTGGAGTCTGGCCGGACCCAACTATCGGAACAAAAACACTTTCTATTTTCTTCCAGACGGCAAGGTTCTGCCCGGCCACAGGGTTTCCGACTGGGATTCGCTTCCCGAACACACTCGCATGATCATGGGATATCGGGGGCCTTACACGCTTCGTCAAGGCAGACACCCCAAGAATGTGGTAGGTTCCGTCTATCGAAATGAAAACACCCTTTACTTCTACCCGGACAACAAGCTCCTGAGCGCCGTAGAGATCGACAACTGGTCGGGTGTACCGGCGGGAACCCGCCTCTTCGTCAAGCTGAACTAG
- a CDS encoding DUF1992 domain-containing protein has product MFDFQKIAEQRILEAIERGELDGLPGAGSPIAYEDESRIPEDLRMAYKILKNANCVPPEVSELKEIRQAEDLLEHVKDEQEKYRLVKRLNFRIMKINMLKNRRADFEIPQHYCEKLADKLQKKAE; this is encoded by the coding sequence ATGTTTGATTTTCAAAAAATCGCCGAGCAACGAATATTGGAGGCGATCGAACGGGGCGAATTGGACGGGCTTCCCGGTGCGGGATCTCCGATCGCATACGAGGACGAAAGCCGGATCCCGGAAGATCTAAGGATGGCCTACAAAATATTGAAGAACGCCAATTGCGTCCCTCCGGAAGTGTCGGAACTGAAAGAGATTCGACAGGCCGAGGACTTGCTCGAACACGTCAAGGACGAGCAGGAGAAATACCGGCTGGTAAAAAGACTGAATTTTCGGATCATGAAAATCAACATGCTCAAGAACAGACGTGCGGACTTCGAAATCCCCCAGCATTACTGCGAGAAACTGGCAGACAAACTGCAGAAAAAAGCGGAATAA
- a CDS encoding polyprenyl synthetase family protein yields MTQQSFLIAVEKDAEQINHYLQANLESHVGLISKIGEHILLGGGKRIRPMLFVLCARLADYGGTSEYYFSTVFEYLHAATLLHDDVIDRAEVRRGTETANVLWGNSAAVLVGDFLYSKSFNMAVEMGNLRVLEVLSNTTNRMAEGMVLELIHSFDFNMRMEDYLEVIISKTAVLMSAACRIGGMLGNITEEQEKLLGDFGMDLGIAFQLVDDALDYSVSQKEFGKPVGKDVEEGKITLPLLRTLEICTPEERRKLIEWCDKDTFKPEHFSSIQTLVRSYNGVEYSLERAKEYKDRARTNLLAFPDIPGRQLLIDLADFVVERRF; encoded by the coding sequence ATGACACAACAGAGCTTTCTGATCGCCGTCGAAAAAGATGCGGAACAGATCAATCATTACCTCCAGGCGAACTTGGAATCCCACGTGGGTCTGATATCCAAAATAGGAGAACATATCCTGTTGGGAGGGGGGAAACGGATTCGGCCGATGCTGTTTGTTCTTTGCGCACGATTGGCGGATTACGGAGGCACATCCGAATACTACTTCTCGACGGTGTTTGAATATCTTCACGCGGCGACACTCTTACATGACGACGTCATTGACCGCGCCGAAGTCCGACGGGGAACCGAAACGGCCAATGTGCTCTGGGGTAATTCCGCCGCCGTATTGGTGGGGGATTTTCTGTATTCGAAATCGTTCAACATGGCGGTCGAGATGGGTAACCTTCGTGTTTTGGAGGTCCTGTCCAATACGACCAACCGTATGGCCGAAGGCATGGTCTTGGAACTGATCCACTCCTTTGATTTCAACATGCGCATGGAAGATTATCTGGAGGTAATCATATCCAAGACCGCAGTGCTCATGTCCGCCGCATGCCGCATCGGAGGCATGCTGGGCAACATAACGGAGGAACAGGAGAAACTCCTGGGTGATTTCGGCATGGATTTGGGCATCGCCTTTCAGCTGGTCGACGATGCATTGGATTACAGCGTCAGCCAAAAAGAATTCGGAAAGCCTGTGGGAAAGGACGTAGAAGAGGGGAAGATAACGCTCCCCCTGCTCCGCACTCTAGAAATCTGTACCCCGGAAGAGCGCCGAAAACTCATCGAATGGTGTGACAAGGATACCTTTAAACCTGAACATTTTTCTTCTATACAAACATTGGTGAGGAGCTATAACGGGGTCGAGTATAGTCTGGAGCGAGCCAAAGAGTACAAAGACCGAGCCCGAACCAATCTGCTCGCCTTTCCCGATATTCCAGGACGCCAACTGCTGATTGATTTGGCGGACTTTGTTGTGGAACGCCGTTTCTAG
- the rimO gene encoding 30S ribosomal protein S12 methylthiotransferase RimO, which produces MSNRFERTVYYATLGCPKNLVDTERMAAILQESGFRWVPSPEQAELILVNTCSFIEPAVRESAETILELAEYKKTGQCKALVVAGCLFSRFGGALKESLPEVDLFVGTDEFQTIGKKLLESGLAVMEREESAGVTTGRFRSTPPFTSYLKIAEGCDNACTFCLIPSLRGPYRSVLVEDLLREAGSLSAEGVVELNVVAQDTTRYGEDLESEVRLPGLMERLARVGDFRWIRALYLYPERVADELLDVVAANERLLPYFDLPLQHVSEPVLKRMGRWRPSWDPYRLIDRIRDRVPDAVIRLTVMVGFPGETTRDYDELVQFIDRVRPEHVGGFTFYPEEGVPAARLPDQVPRGERERRLEGLMQLQADISRAKNSARIGSDVTILVEGRSDEYPGLLEGRAWWHAPEIDGAVFFQGKAGPGEWVRVRITKASEHDLFGRMIDRL; this is translated from the coding sequence ATGTCAAACCGTTTCGAGCGAACAGTCTATTATGCAACGTTGGGATGTCCAAAAAACCTTGTGGACACCGAACGCATGGCAGCTATCCTGCAAGAGTCCGGATTTCGATGGGTCCCTTCTCCGGAGCAGGCGGAGCTTATTCTGGTCAATACGTGCAGTTTCATCGAACCTGCCGTGCGGGAGTCCGCGGAGACCATTCTCGAGCTGGCGGAATACAAGAAGACAGGACAATGCAAGGCCCTGGTGGTGGCCGGCTGCCTGTTCAGCCGATTTGGCGGAGCCTTGAAAGAAAGCCTTCCCGAAGTGGATCTGTTTGTCGGAACCGACGAGTTTCAAACCATCGGCAAGAAGCTGCTGGAATCGGGATTGGCGGTCATGGAGCGCGAGGAGTCAGCGGGTGTCACGACCGGCCGTTTCAGGTCCACGCCCCCTTTCACGTCGTATCTGAAGATCGCGGAAGGGTGTGACAACGCCTGCACGTTTTGTCTGATTCCCAGCCTCAGGGGTCCTTACCGGAGCGTGCTCGTCGAAGATCTGCTTCGTGAAGCCGGGAGCCTTTCAGCGGAAGGAGTTGTCGAGCTGAACGTAGTCGCGCAGGACACGACCCGTTACGGCGAGGATCTGGAGAGTGAGGTGCGCCTTCCCGGTTTGATGGAACGGCTGGCCAGGGTTGGCGATTTCAGATGGATACGCGCGCTGTATCTCTACCCGGAACGGGTAGCGGACGAGCTTCTCGACGTCGTCGCTGCAAACGAGCGCCTGTTGCCCTACTTCGACCTCCCTTTGCAGCATGTGTCCGAGCCTGTATTGAAACGAATGGGGCGGTGGCGGCCGTCCTGGGATCCTTATCGTTTGATCGATCGCATTCGCGACCGAGTCCCGGACGCTGTCATTCGATTGACGGTTATGGTGGGATTTCCGGGCGAGACGACCCGGGACTACGACGAGTTGGTGCAGTTCATAGATCGGGTGCGTCCGGAACACGTTGGAGGATTCACATTTTATCCGGAGGAGGGGGTTCCTGCAGCCCGGCTGCCGGATCAGGTACCCCGCGGCGAACGGGAAAGGCGTTTGGAGGGCCTTATGCAACTCCAGGCGGACATTTCACGAGCAAAGAATTCAGCCAGGATCGGATCCGATGTAACGATCCTGGTGGAAGGCCGCTCGGACGAATATCCCGGCTTGCTCGAGGGCCGGGCCTGGTGGCACGCGCCCGAGATCGACGGCGCCGTGTTTTTTCAAGGGAAAGCGGGCCCCGGAGAGTGGGTCCGGGTCCGGATAACAAAAGCGTCCGAACATGACTTGTTTGGACGCATGATCGACCGTCTCTGA